A window from Mycolicibacterium tokaiense encodes these proteins:
- a CDS encoding L,D-transpeptidase family protein: MLRVLAALCVLMWTAAGVAGAEPATDRPATTQRIEVSAPAANSPTGTLTAYEWMNGQWRVFLGPTHADLGELGVGVSEDDVFRTPVGTYPLGQAFGREPNPGTRLPYFQTTDADWWDEDPESPTYNTHVHSEDMPSDDAENLYDSGVIYDYAVLIEHNPQRIPGRSAGIFLHVTDGTPTWGCVAIGRDEMRTLLTWLDPAAAPQITVAVSGNPSD; this comes from the coding sequence GTGCTGAGAGTTCTCGCCGCCCTGTGCGTGCTCATGTGGACGGCGGCGGGCGTGGCGGGTGCTGAACCTGCGACCGACCGCCCGGCCACCACCCAACGCATCGAGGTCAGCGCTCCCGCAGCGAATTCGCCGACCGGCACGCTGACCGCCTATGAGTGGATGAACGGGCAATGGCGGGTGTTTCTGGGGCCCACCCATGCCGACCTGGGTGAGTTGGGTGTCGGGGTGAGCGAGGACGACGTGTTCCGGACGCCCGTGGGCACCTACCCGCTGGGGCAGGCTTTCGGTCGCGAACCCAACCCGGGAACGCGGTTGCCCTACTTCCAGACCACCGACGCCGATTGGTGGGACGAGGACCCCGAGTCGCCGACGTACAACACCCACGTGCATTCAGAAGACATGCCGTCCGACGATGCCGAGAACCTCTACGACTCCGGCGTGATCTACGACTACGCAGTGCTGATCGAGCACAACCCGCAACGAATCCCGGGCCGCTCTGCCGGCATCTTCCTGCACGTCACCGACGGCACGCCCACGTGGGGCTGTGTGGCCATCGGGCGTGATGAGATGCGCACGCTGCTCACCTGGCTGGACCCCGCCGCCGCGCCGCAGATCACCGTCGCTGTCAGCGGAAACCCATCGGACTGA
- a CDS encoding acyltransferase family protein has product MRTGEIKALSGLRIVAALWVVLFHFRPLLEQAAPGFRSALAPVLNSGAQGVDLFFILSGFVLTWSYLDKMGPHWSTRATLHFLWLRLARVWPIYLVTMHLAALWIIFTLYVGHIPSEAVHELTAGNYLSQFFMVQLWSVPFFDGTSWNGPAWSISAEWLAYLLFGALILVIFRISQATRARGLILLAVAASLPPIMLLLASGYFYSPWSWLPRIVMQFTAGALACAAVRKLRPTDRSRRISGWTSLGLVAAIVGLLYWFDANPSPRIYDSVGLVDVLFVPFVVALAVGAGSLPTLLSWRPMVYLGHISFCLYMVHEIVHTAWNWAVLQFEIVLVPSWWAKGVVAGLILGALAASALLYHFVEEPARLWMRRMIDVRKLPVDIRTEKAAHGTLKSA; this is encoded by the coding sequence GTGCGCACCGGAGAGATCAAAGCCCTGTCCGGCTTGCGCATCGTGGCTGCCCTATGGGTTGTGCTGTTCCACTTCCGTCCGTTGCTGGAGCAGGCAGCACCTGGTTTCCGCTCCGCGCTGGCACCCGTCCTCAACAGTGGCGCCCAGGGCGTGGACCTGTTCTTCATCCTCAGCGGGTTCGTGCTGACCTGGAGCTACCTGGACAAGATGGGGCCGCATTGGTCCACCAGAGCCACCCTGCACTTCCTGTGGTTACGGCTGGCCCGCGTCTGGCCCATCTACCTGGTGACCATGCACCTGGCTGCGCTGTGGATCATCTTCACCCTCTACGTCGGCCACATTCCCAGCGAGGCCGTCCACGAACTCACCGCCGGTAACTATCTGTCGCAGTTCTTCATGGTGCAGTTGTGGTCCGTGCCGTTCTTCGACGGCACCAGTTGGAACGGGCCGGCCTGGTCCATCAGCGCAGAATGGCTGGCCTACCTACTGTTCGGGGCGCTGATCCTGGTGATCTTCCGGATCAGCCAGGCCACCCGCGCCCGCGGGCTGATCCTGCTGGCAGTTGCGGCGTCGCTGCCCCCGATCATGCTGCTGCTGGCCAGCGGCTACTTCTACTCGCCGTGGAGTTGGCTGCCCCGCATCGTCATGCAGTTCACCGCGGGGGCTCTGGCCTGCGCCGCGGTCCGCAAGCTGCGGCCCACTGACCGCTCCCGCCGAATTTCGGGCTGGACCTCGCTGGGACTGGTGGCGGCCATCGTGGGCCTGCTCTACTGGTTCGACGCCAACCCCTCGCCGCGGATCTACGACTCGGTGGGCTTGGTGGACGTGCTGTTCGTCCCGTTCGTGGTCGCGCTTGCCGTCGGCGCGGGCAGCCTGCCGACTCTGCTGTCGTGGCGGCCGATGGTCTATCTGGGGCACATCTCGTTCTGTCTCTACATGGTGCACGAGATCGTGCACACCGCCTGGAATTGGGCGGTGCTCCAGTTCGAGATCGTGCTGGTGCCCAGCTGGTGGGCCAAAGGGGTGGTGGCGGGGTTGATCCTCGGGGCCCTGGCCGCCTCAGCGCTGCTGTATCACTTCGTCGAGGAGCCGGCCCGGCTGTGGATGCGCCGGATGATCGACGTCCGCAAACTCCCGGTGGACATCCGCACCGAAAAGGCCGCGCACGGCACCCTCAAATCCGCTTAG
- a CDS encoding NtaA/DmoA family FMN-dependent monooxygenase (This protein belongs to a clade of FMN-dependent monooxygenases, within a broader family of flavin-dependent oxidoreductases, the luciferase-like monooxygenase (LMM) family, some of whose members use coenzyme F420 rather than FMN.), whose product MNTASHVLHGLWRAPEAQNHKFNELRHWTSLAAQVDKAGYDLLFFADVFGLRQTWNGNWSKAVEAGIQIPVNDPSVLASALAAATENLGIVFTSSIIQDHPFDFARRMSSLDHYTDGRLGWNIVTSFNENMFRSFGHEGTLAHDERYEWAYEYVEVAYKLWEGSWDDDALVQDKERGIHSDPGKIHKINHVGKRYTVEGPHFSSPSPQRTPVLFQAGSSPAGQLFSARNAEGVYISSPNPEAAHTLTTETRRLAADNGRDPDDITFAQGLSFVIGDTHAEAVRRNDEIKRYLDLEGVALHALGDAGIDAGSHPLDTPLSELGEFTGVKSYARWAAESSGNAEPTIRDLAWVMEGANRVVGTASEIADRLEDWRDAGVNGINVYHATVPGSFQEVADRLFPTLRERGLITTEKSGTLRHKLLGKGDRLPDSHPAAEFRGAFADNNLRNGIPRVS is encoded by the coding sequence ATGAACACCGCTTCTCATGTGCTGCACGGACTCTGGCGGGCACCGGAAGCGCAGAACCACAAGTTCAACGAACTGCGGCACTGGACGTCGCTGGCCGCGCAGGTCGACAAGGCCGGCTACGACCTGTTGTTCTTCGCCGATGTCTTCGGTCTGCGCCAGACGTGGAACGGCAATTGGAGCAAGGCCGTCGAGGCGGGCATCCAGATACCGGTGAACGACCCGTCGGTGCTGGCTTCGGCGCTGGCGGCGGCCACCGAGAACCTGGGCATCGTGTTCACCAGTTCGATCATCCAGGACCACCCGTTCGACTTCGCCAGGCGGATGTCGTCACTGGATCACTACACCGACGGCAGACTCGGCTGGAACATCGTGACCAGCTTCAACGAGAACATGTTCCGCAGCTTCGGTCACGAGGGCACCCTCGCCCACGACGAGCGCTACGAATGGGCCTATGAGTACGTCGAGGTGGCCTACAAGCTGTGGGAGGGTTCCTGGGACGACGACGCCCTGGTCCAGGACAAAGAACGGGGAATCCACTCCGACCCGGGCAAGATCCACAAGATCAACCATGTCGGCAAGCGCTACACCGTGGAGGGCCCACACTTTTCCTCGCCGTCCCCGCAGCGCACCCCGGTGCTGTTCCAGGCCGGCTCCTCGCCGGCCGGGCAGCTGTTCTCGGCGCGCAACGCGGAGGGCGTTTATATCAGCAGCCCGAATCCCGAAGCCGCGCACACACTGACGACGGAGACGCGCCGACTGGCCGCAGACAACGGACGCGACCCCGACGACATCACCTTCGCGCAGGGACTGTCCTTCGTCATCGGCGACACCCACGCCGAGGCGGTACGGCGCAACGACGAGATCAAGCGTTACCTCGATCTGGAAGGTGTTGCGCTGCATGCCCTCGGTGACGCCGGCATCGACGCGGGCAGCCATCCGCTCGACACCCCGCTGAGCGAACTGGGGGAGTTCACCGGAGTGAAGAGCTACGCCCGGTGGGCCGCGGAGTCGTCGGGCAATGCGGAGCCGACCATCCGGGATCTGGCCTGGGTGATGGAGGGTGCCAACCGCGTGGTGGGCACCGCCAGTGAAATCGCGGATCGCCTCGAAGACTGGCGCGACGCGGGCGTCAACGGCATCAACGTCTACCACGCCACCGTTCCGGGCTCATTCCAGGAAGTGGCCGACCGGCTGTTCCCCACGTTGCGTGAGCGTGGCCTGATCACCACCGAGAAATCGGGAACGCTGCGGCACAAGCTGCTGGGCAAGGGGGACAGGTTGCCGGACTCGCACCCCGCGGCGGAGTTCCGCGGCGCCTTCGCCGACAACAACCTGCGCAACGGAATCCCGCGGGTCAGCTGA
- a CDS encoding LLM class flavin-dependent oxidoreductase encodes MSPKFHWYLPTHGDTTTIADNRGTAAVRSRSHLEPTLQNLTALSRAAEDFGFEAVLTPTGSHCEDSWIATAALAQHTERLKFLVAFRPGVLSPSLAAAQVSTYQRFTGNRLALNIVTGGDDTEMHRYGDHIDKAARYRRTGEFLTVVRGIWGNPEFSFRGEFYDVTAATTAYPIEQVPTVYFGGSSPEAIEVAAQHADVYLTWGEPPDQVADKIFRVREAAARYGRTLRFGLRLHSVARPTHEQAWQRADELIAGLSAEKVRATHERYLASGSEGQRRMAALTTGELVDARSLEVHPGLWAGPSLLRDGAGTAAIGSYEEVAAVFDEYRRLGISEFILSGYPQSVEIDHVGRGVLPLLASAPAAAHLGG; translated from the coding sequence GTGAGCCCGAAGTTCCACTGGTACTTGCCGACACACGGCGACACCACCACCATTGCCGACAACCGAGGGACCGCCGCGGTGCGGAGCCGGTCTCACCTGGAACCCACGCTGCAAAACCTGACGGCGCTCAGCCGAGCGGCCGAGGACTTCGGGTTCGAAGCGGTACTGACGCCCACCGGCTCGCACTGCGAGGACTCCTGGATTGCCACTGCAGCCCTGGCTCAACACACCGAACGGTTGAAGTTCCTGGTGGCCTTCCGGCCGGGCGTGCTGTCACCGAGCCTGGCGGCCGCTCAGGTGAGCACCTACCAGCGGTTCACCGGGAACCGGTTGGCGCTCAACATCGTCACCGGCGGTGACGATACCGAGATGCACCGCTACGGCGACCACATCGACAAGGCCGCGCGGTACCGTCGCACCGGAGAGTTCCTCACCGTCGTGCGCGGGATCTGGGGCAACCCCGAATTCTCCTTTCGCGGTGAGTTCTACGACGTGACCGCCGCGACGACGGCCTATCCCATCGAGCAGGTGCCGACCGTCTACTTCGGCGGGTCCTCGCCGGAGGCGATCGAGGTGGCGGCCCAGCACGCCGATGTCTACCTGACCTGGGGTGAACCGCCGGATCAGGTAGCGGACAAGATCTTTCGGGTGCGCGAAGCCGCCGCCCGGTACGGCCGGACGCTGCGGTTCGGCCTGCGACTGCACTCCGTGGCCCGGCCCACCCACGAGCAGGCCTGGCAGCGGGCCGACGAGTTGATCGCTGGTTTGTCGGCCGAGAAAGTGCGTGCCACCCACGAGCGGTACCTGGCCAGCGGTTCCGAAGGTCAGCGCAGAATGGCGGCGCTGACCACCGGCGAGCTGGTGGATGCGCGCAGCCTCGAGGTCCACCCCGGGCTGTGGGCCGGGCCCAGCCTGCTGCGCGACGGTGCCGGCACCGCCGCCATCGGCAGCTACGAGGAGGTGGCCGCGGTGTTCGACGAATACCGCCGGCTGGGCATTTCCGAGTTCATCCTGTCGGGGTATCCGCAATCGGTCGAGATCGACCACGTCGGACGCGGTGTGCTTCCCCTGTTGGCGTCAGCTCCCGCTGCCGCCCACCTCGGCGGGTAG
- a CDS encoding DUF3253 domain-containing protein: MASLRRQLRDSIRDMATARGPESSICPSDAARAVGGQDWRDLMDDARDCARELARAGQVEITQRGEVLDPDAQWRGPVRIRIVRR; the protein is encoded by the coding sequence GTGGCATCGCTTCGACGGCAGCTGCGAGACAGCATCCGGGACATGGCGACCGCACGCGGCCCGGAAAGCAGCATCTGCCCCTCCGACGCGGCGCGGGCTGTCGGTGGCCAGGACTGGCGCGACCTGATGGACGACGCCCGCGACTGCGCGCGCGAACTGGCCCGAGCCGGCCAGGTGGAGATCACCCAGCGTGGTGAGGTGCTGGATCCCGACGCACAGTGGCGTGGACCGGTGCGTATCCGCATAGTGCGCCGCTGA
- a CDS encoding MetQ/NlpA family ABC transporter substrate-binding protein has translation MTIAIETKKRGRRPLVLKLAGGGVAIAAVVGGIIYANTSNADQPFGTNLKVATWSTDIAAENLLQFISTEVAPDHGITIEPVQIDNLIEINRAVDAGNVAGNFFEHQPFLNDAIAANGFELTLAAPTFTWDQATYSNNYRSWDELPTGASIALRDDPAGQAIALLDLAEAGQITLKPGKDTIDGLPQLGDIESNPKNYEFVQVPIGQLARSLADVDAVTVHISDVYAAGLTEDQILARHPAPAGSEGGLVVSNKHLEDPNVQKLIETFQDPKIAEFLETTDNALIRDTLGPIGG, from the coding sequence GTGACCATCGCGATCGAAACCAAGAAGCGTGGCCGCAGGCCGCTGGTGTTGAAGCTTGCCGGTGGCGGGGTGGCCATTGCCGCCGTCGTCGGCGGCATCATCTACGCCAACACCTCCAATGCGGATCAACCTTTCGGCACCAATCTGAAAGTGGCCACCTGGAGCACCGACATCGCCGCTGAGAACCTGCTGCAGTTCATCAGCACCGAGGTCGCACCCGATCATGGCATCACCATCGAACCGGTCCAGATCGACAACCTGATCGAGATCAACCGCGCCGTCGACGCCGGCAACGTCGCCGGCAACTTCTTCGAGCACCAGCCGTTCCTCAACGACGCCATCGCCGCCAACGGTTTCGAATTGACCCTGGCTGCACCGACATTCACCTGGGATCAGGCCACCTACTCGAACAACTACCGCAGCTGGGATGAGTTGCCCACAGGGGCCAGCATCGCCCTGCGCGACGACCCGGCCGGCCAGGCCATCGCCCTGCTGGACCTCGCCGAGGCCGGTCAGATCACACTGAAGCCAGGTAAGGACACCATCGACGGCCTGCCGCAGTTGGGCGACATCGAGTCCAATCCGAAGAATTACGAGTTCGTCCAGGTGCCCATCGGCCAGTTGGCGCGCAGCCTCGCCGACGTCGATGCCGTCACCGTGCACATCTCCGACGTCTACGCCGCCGGTCTGACCGAAGACCAGATCCTGGCCCGCCACCCCGCCCCCGCGGGTAGCGAGGGCGGACTCGTGGTGAGCAACAAGCACCTCGAGGATCCGAACGTGCAGAAGCTGATCGAGACTTTCCAAGACCCCAAGATCGCCGAGTTCCTGGAGACCACCGACAACGCCCTGATCCGCGACACGCTGGGCCCCATCGGTGGCTGA
- a CDS encoding zinc-binding dehydrogenase — MRAIVYNPRARADLDFADVAEPQPAANEALIEVRAIGLNFGEIHWVDFARQPGEIPGWDSAGVVLQAAADGSGPPPGTRVVGFGPAAGWAQRRAVATQNLATLPDRVDFEEAAAVPVAGVTALQALRALGPIVGRRVLITGASGGVGRFAVQIAARAGAHVIAAVGSRARGAGLTELGADEVVVGLAEVDQPVFGVLDNVGGELLDEAFRLVGEGGSVQSIGMASGRPTTIDFEAHRRLGVHKRIEPFTVRLPLRDDLNHLLTLLERGDLDPQIGLRDSWDTIADAAEALLGRRVAGKAVLTVS; from the coding sequence ATGCGAGCCATCGTCTACAACCCCCGCGCCCGAGCCGATCTCGACTTCGCCGACGTCGCGGAACCGCAGCCGGCGGCGAATGAGGCCCTCATCGAAGTGCGAGCCATCGGGCTGAACTTCGGGGAGATCCATTGGGTCGACTTCGCCCGGCAGCCTGGGGAGATTCCCGGCTGGGACAGTGCGGGTGTGGTCCTGCAGGCAGCCGCCGACGGCTCGGGTCCGCCGCCCGGCACCCGGGTGGTGGGATTCGGTCCGGCGGCGGGATGGGCGCAGCGCCGGGCGGTGGCGACGCAGAACCTGGCTACGTTGCCCGACCGCGTCGACTTCGAGGAGGCGGCGGCGGTACCCGTGGCCGGCGTCACGGCGCTGCAGGCGCTGCGCGCCCTCGGTCCGATCGTCGGGCGCCGCGTCTTGATCACCGGCGCCTCGGGCGGTGTCGGTCGCTTCGCGGTCCAGATAGCGGCCCGGGCCGGCGCCCATGTCATCGCCGCGGTGGGGAGCCGGGCGCGCGGGGCGGGACTGACCGAGCTGGGCGCGGACGAGGTTGTCGTCGGCCTGGCCGAAGTCGACCAGCCGGTCTTCGGAGTACTGGACAACGTGGGCGGCGAATTGCTGGACGAGGCCTTCCGGTTGGTCGGCGAAGGCGGGTCGGTGCAGTCCATCGGGATGGCGTCCGGGCGACCCACCACGATTGACTTCGAGGCGCACCGGCGCCTCGGCGTGCACAAGCGCATCGAACCGTTCACCGTGCGCCTGCCGCTGCGCGACGATCTGAACCACCTGCTGACGCTGCTGGAACGCGGCGACCTGGACCCGCAGATCGGTCTACGCGACAGCTGGGACACCATTGCGGACGCCGCCGAGGCGCTGCTGGGCCGCCGCGTTGCGGGAAAGGCGGTGTTGACGGTCAGCTGA
- a CDS encoding methionine ABC transporter permease: MTTLLAIEDFNTPWANVPSLLLPAYGQTWVMVAVTMALVVLIGTPVGIVLHNTSGLGLFPDPRVFRVLNTIVNIGRSLPFLILMAAIIPVTRFIVGTTIGIPAAIVPMTVAGVPFFARLVQNALRDVRPDVTDMGQASGGSAVQVIRSVQLSEALPALAGALTVNTIAMIEYSAIAGSIGAGGIGNLAITYGYNRFDDNIMIATVITLIVTIQVVQFVGDRAVAALTR; this comes from the coding sequence GTGACGACCCTGCTGGCCATCGAGGATTTCAACACCCCGTGGGCGAACGTGCCCAGCCTGTTGCTGCCGGCCTACGGCCAGACCTGGGTGATGGTGGCGGTCACCATGGCGCTGGTGGTGCTGATCGGCACCCCGGTGGGCATCGTCCTGCACAACACGTCGGGATTGGGTCTGTTCCCGGACCCCCGGGTGTTCCGGGTGCTCAACACGATCGTCAACATCGGGCGCTCGCTGCCGTTCCTGATCCTGATGGCGGCGATCATCCCGGTCACCCGCTTCATCGTGGGCACCACCATCGGCATTCCCGCCGCCATCGTGCCGATGACCGTTGCCGGCGTTCCGTTCTTCGCACGGCTGGTGCAGAACGCGTTGCGTGACGTCCGCCCCGACGTCACCGACATGGGGCAGGCCAGTGGCGGTTCGGCGGTACAGGTGATCCGCTCGGTGCAGCTGTCCGAGGCGCTGCCCGCACTGGCCGGAGCGCTGACGGTCAACACCATCGCCATGATCGAATACTCGGCCATCGCCGGATCCATCGGCGCCGGCGGCATCGGCAACCTTGCAATCACATACGGCTACAACCGTTTTGACGACAACATCATGATCGCCACGGTCATCACGTTGATCGTCACCATCCAGGTCGTCCAATTTGTCGGTGACCGCGCGGTCGCCGCACTCACCCGTTAG
- the aceA gene encoding isocitrate lyase ICL2, whose translation MAIDADATAQTPFDQQVTATQRYFEDPRFEGIIRLYSARQVVEQRGTIPADYPVAREAAVAFHARLRELFAQKKSITTFGPYSPGQAVVMKRMGIEGIYLGGWATSAKGSISEDPGPDLASYPLSQVPDEAAGLVRALLTADRNQQYLRLQMTEEQRAASPAVDYRPFIIADADTGHGGDPHVRNLIRRFVESGVPGYHIEDQRPGTKKCGHQGGKVLVPSDEQLKRLNAARFQLDIMGVPGIIVARTDAEAANLIDSRADERDQPFLLGATNLKIPSYKSCFLAMMRRFYERGASEINGHMLYALPEGEYSTATAWLERQGLIAVIDDAAAAWLDGKAASIDAVYDEVESKFIDAWQLDSGLQTYGEAVAELLEFRAREGESAEMTAAQWREFAVTAPLYTAREKAKELGADVAWDCERAKTPEGYFQVRGGIPYAIAKSLAAAPFADVLWMETKTADLADAREFAEAIHAVYPEQMLAYNLSPSFNWDTTGMSDDEMRAFPEELGKMGFVFNFITYGGHQVDGVACEEFATALRQEGMLALARLQRKMRLVESPYRTPQTLVGGPRSDAALAAVSGRTATTKAMGKGSTQHQHLVQTEVPKKLLEEWLALWSEHYQLGEKLRVQLRPRRAGSDVLDLQIISEGAQEGADPLANVVVDPIKDRHGRSILTVRDQNTFAEKFRKKRLMDLIHLWLIHRFKPEIVYYVTPTEDNIYQTEKMKSHGIFSDVYQEVGEIIVADVNQPRIDELLAPDREALGRLIRKDD comes from the coding sequence ATGGCCATCGACGCCGACGCCACCGCCCAAACCCCCTTCGATCAACAGGTGACTGCCACCCAGCGATACTTCGAGGACCCGAGGTTCGAGGGCATCATCAGGCTTTACAGCGCCAGGCAGGTGGTCGAACAGCGCGGCACCATCCCCGCCGACTACCCGGTGGCGCGGGAGGCTGCGGTGGCATTCCATGCCCGCCTGCGCGAGTTGTTCGCGCAGAAGAAGAGCATCACCACATTCGGGCCGTACTCCCCCGGCCAGGCGGTGGTGATGAAGCGGATGGGCATCGAGGGCATCTATCTCGGTGGCTGGGCCACCTCGGCGAAGGGCTCCATCTCCGAGGACCCGGGGCCGGATCTGGCGAGCTATCCACTCAGTCAGGTGCCCGACGAGGCGGCCGGCCTGGTGCGCGCGTTGCTCACTGCCGACCGAAACCAGCAGTACCTGCGCCTGCAGATGACCGAGGAACAGCGCGCGGCCTCCCCCGCGGTCGACTACCGGCCCTTCATCATTGCCGATGCCGACACCGGCCACGGTGGAGATCCACACGTGCGCAACCTGATTCGACGCTTTGTCGAGTCCGGTGTTCCGGGCTACCACATCGAGGACCAGCGTCCTGGCACCAAGAAGTGTGGGCACCAGGGTGGCAAGGTGCTGGTGCCCTCGGATGAACAACTCAAGCGGCTCAACGCAGCACGCTTTCAGCTCGACATCATGGGCGTGCCCGGCATCATCGTGGCGCGCACCGACGCCGAGGCCGCCAACCTGATCGACAGCCGCGCCGACGAGCGCGATCAGCCGTTCCTGTTGGGTGCCACCAATCTCAAGATCCCGTCGTACAAGTCGTGTTTCCTGGCGATGATGCGGCGGTTCTACGAGCGTGGCGCCAGCGAGATCAATGGGCACATGCTGTACGCCCTGCCCGAGGGGGAATACAGCACCGCCACCGCGTGGCTGGAACGCCAAGGTCTCATCGCCGTCATCGACGACGCTGCCGCCGCGTGGCTGGACGGCAAAGCCGCGTCCATCGATGCGGTCTACGACGAGGTGGAGTCGAAGTTCATCGACGCCTGGCAGCTTGACTCGGGCCTGCAGACCTACGGCGAAGCGGTGGCCGAGCTTCTCGAGTTCCGCGCCAGGGAGGGCGAATCGGCCGAGATGACGGCCGCGCAGTGGCGCGAATTCGCCGTGACCGCACCGTTGTACACGGCCAGGGAGAAGGCCAAGGAACTGGGCGCCGATGTGGCCTGGGACTGCGAACGGGCCAAGACTCCGGAGGGCTACTTCCAGGTGCGCGGCGGCATTCCGTATGCCATCGCCAAATCGCTGGCCGCAGCGCCGTTCGCCGATGTCCTGTGGATGGAGACCAAGACCGCTGACCTGGCTGATGCCCGCGAATTCGCCGAGGCCATCCACGCGGTGTACCCGGAGCAGATGCTGGCCTACAACCTGTCACCGTCGTTCAATTGGGACACCACCGGGATGAGCGACGACGAAATGCGGGCATTTCCAGAGGAACTCGGCAAGATGGGCTTCGTCTTCAACTTCATCACCTACGGCGGCCACCAGGTGGACGGGGTGGCCTGTGAAGAGTTCGCCACCGCGCTCCGGCAGGAGGGCATGCTGGCCTTGGCGCGGCTGCAACGGAAGATGCGTCTGGTCGAATCCCCCTACCGCACACCTCAGACGCTGGTGGGTGGGCCCCGCAGCGACGCAGCCCTGGCCGCGGTGTCGGGGCGCACCGCCACCACCAAGGCCATGGGCAAAGGATCCACCCAGCACCAACACCTGGTGCAGACCGAGGTGCCCAAGAAGCTGCTGGAAGAGTGGTTGGCGCTGTGGAGCGAGCACTACCAGCTGGGCGAGAAACTGCGGGTGCAGCTGCGTCCGCGGCGCGCCGGGTCGGATGTGCTGGATCTGCAGATCATCAGCGAAGGCGCACAGGAGGGCGCCGACCCGCTGGCCAACGTGGTGGTGGACCCCATCAAGGACCGCCACGGCCGCAGCATCCTGACCGTCCGCGACCAGAACACCTTCGCCGAGAAGTTTCGCAAGAAGCGCCTGATGGACCTCATCCACCTGTGGCTGATCCACCGCTTCAAGCCGGAGATCGTCTACTACGTGACGCCCACCGAGGACAACATCTATCAGACCGAGAAGATGAAGTCGCACGGCATCTTCAGCGACGTCTACCAGGAGGTCGGCGAGATCATCGTCGCCGACGTCAACCAGCCGCGCATCGATGAGCTGTTGGCCCCCGACCGGGAGGCATTGGGTCGACTGATCCGTAAAGACGACTAG
- a CDS encoding methionine ABC transporter ATP-binding protein, translated as MIEIENLTKRFGDRTVLDDITLSVGSGEILAVVGPSGAGKSTLSRCVSFLERPTSGTVRVDGKDFTRIDGAELLTARRSVGVIFQSAPLLRRRTVAQNVALPLEYLHATDNAIQSRVAELLDRVGLTDRSGFYPAQLSGGQKQRVGIARALALGPANLLSDEATSGLDPSTTKQILGLLSHLRDEYGLSIILITHEMEVVREIADSVARIDDGRIIESGSVEDVILDPTSLLAHELLPDRPSVPVRGDGEVWEVSYASRDVPLDWLTTISAAPGIADATVSVLSASVEAIRGIAVGRAVLAIAPAAPRGFRDYLTDRGLHVRATTAPVAEAVA; from the coding sequence ATGATCGAGATCGAGAACCTGACCAAACGGTTCGGGGACCGCACTGTGCTCGACGACATCACCCTGTCGGTCGGCAGCGGGGAGATCCTGGCGGTGGTGGGACCCAGTGGTGCCGGCAAGAGCACCCTGTCCCGATGTGTGAGCTTTCTGGAGCGCCCGACCAGCGGCACGGTCCGAGTGGACGGCAAGGACTTCACCCGCATCGACGGAGCCGAGCTGCTTACCGCACGTCGTAGCGTCGGGGTGATCTTCCAGTCGGCACCGCTGCTGCGCCGCCGCACGGTCGCCCAGAACGTCGCGCTGCCACTGGAATACCTGCACGCCACCGACAATGCCATCCAGTCGCGGGTCGCCGAACTGCTGGATCGGGTGGGTCTCACCGATCGCAGCGGGTTCTATCCAGCCCAGCTCTCGGGCGGGCAGAAGCAACGTGTGGGCATCGCCCGGGCGCTGGCGCTGGGGCCCGCGAATCTGCTCTCCGACGAGGCCACCTCCGGCCTCGATCCGAGCACCACCAAGCAGATTCTCGGGCTGCTGAGCCATCTGCGAGACGAGTACGGGCTGTCCATCATCTTGATCACGCACGAGATGGAGGTGGTCCGCGAGATCGCCGACTCAGTGGCCCGCATCGACGACGGACGGATCATCGAGAGCGGGTCGGTCGAGGACGTCATCCTGGATCCGACGTCACTGCTCGCACACGAACTGCTGCCGGACCGGCCGAGCGTGCCGGTGCGCGGCGACGGCGAGGTGTGGGAGGTCTCTTACGCCTCACGGGACGTACCGCTGGACTGGTTGACGACGATCTCCGCCGCTCCGGGGATCGCCGACGCGACAGTCAGTGTGCTCAGCGCCAGCGTCGAGGCCATCCGAGGAATCGCGGTGGGTCGCGCCGTGCTGGCCATTGCACCGGCAGCACCGCGGGGCTTCCGTGACTACCTCACCGATCGCGGACTGCACGTGCGCGCCACCACAGCACCTGTGGCGGAGGCCGTCGCGTGA